From the Lysinibacillus fusiformis genome, the window AGATGGAACTTGAAAGTTTTCACGCCTATGCGTAATCAAAATCTAATACCCATTTAAAAAATCACTTGCTGAATATTCCGACAGCAGGTGATTTTTATTGTGACAAAGGGTAAAATAGAAATTATATCATAAGGTAGTACTAGGTTTTATATAGCAAAAAAGTTATGAAGTAGTGGGAAAAGGTATCATGGACATACGGGAGCGAGAAATATAGAAGGCCTTTTCTTATATTCGAAGGGTGGGTTATTAGTGGATTTACAACAAATTGATGAATTTGCAAAAGATATCATTTTTGAAGCTGGGAGACGTATTCGAGAGGCTTTTTCGTATAATCTAGTTATTGAGACAAAATCAGGTGCAAATGACCTTGTTACCAATATTGATCGAGAGACTGAATTATTTTTTATTGAGCAAATTAAAGCTTTTGATCCAACCCACAAAATCTTAGGGGAAGAAGGAATGGGCGAGCAGGTTAAATCGCTTGATGGTGTAGTTTGGATTATTGATCCGATTGATGGCACGATGAATTTCGTCAAACAGCATCGTCATTTTATGATTTCGATAGGTATTTTTGTAAATGGCGTAGGAAAGTTAGGTTACATATTTGATGTCATGCGAGAGGATTTGTTTAATGCCATCGAAGGTCAAGGAGCATGGTATAATGATTCACCATTGCGTAAACTACAGTCTGTTACAATGGAGGAGTCTGTTATTGGGATTAATGCACATTGGGTAGCACCTAATCGACATATTCACCATGAAAAGGTGATAGATATGGTTCGTAAAGTTCGAGGTACACGGTCCTACGGCTCAGCAGCAATGGAAATTGCATTTGTGGTTAGTGGTAAATTAGATGCCTATGTCTCT encodes:
- a CDS encoding inositol monophosphatase family protein gives rise to the protein MDLQQIDEFAKDIIFEAGRRIREAFSYNLVIETKSGANDLVTNIDRETELFFIEQIKAFDPTHKILGEEGMGEQVKSLDGVVWIIDPIDGTMNFVKQHRHFMISIGIFVNGVGKLGYIFDVMREDLFNAIEGQGAWYNDSPLRKLQSVTMEESVIGINAHWVAPNRHIHHEKVIDMVRKVRGTRSYGSAAMEIAFVVSGKLDAYVSMRLAPWDIAGGTIIAQEVGAVATNLHGEGFDFLHQDTFIIANPAIHKELLEKYIVPYE